The Amycolatopsis coloradensis sequence CGGTGCGCGTGCCGTCGATCGCGATCTCGGTGACGGCCGCGTTGTCCAGCCGCGGGAACACCGTGCGGTAGGTCTCGAGCGGGATGCCGAGCAGTGCGCACAGGGTCAGCCTGATCAGCGTGTTGTGCGCGACGACGAGCACCGTCTCGCCCGGTACCTCGGCGGCGATCGCGCGCAAGGCCCCGGCTCCGCGGGCGGCCGCTTCCTCCGGAGGCTCCGAACCGGGGAAGGCGCCGGTCACGGGATCGGCGAGAAACCGCGCGACCGCCTCGGGATCCGACGCCGCCAGCTCGTCCCTGGTGCGCCCTTCCATCAGTCCGAAGTGGACTTCACGCAGTCCGTCGAC is a genomic window containing:
- a CDS encoding histidine phosphatase family protein gives rise to the protein MVARLLLARHGQTEWHGENRYAGSSDVALTGEGLRQADELAGFAAAVRPSAVYCSPQSRARRTAAPSAEALGLPLRVVDGLREVHFGLMEGRTRDELAASDPEAVARFLADPVTGAFPGSEPPEEAAARGAGALRAIAAEVPGETVLVVAHNTLIRLTLCALLGIPLETYRTVFPRLDNAAVTEIAIDGTRTGLLRLNQPAHTRY